In the genome of Rhodoferax fermentans, one region contains:
- a CDS encoding FeoA family protein, with amino-acid sequence MTSPHPPTPPEQPSIGLDQLAKQASAVVVGMASTHDEEERGIALRLLEIGFLPGEVVRVIAHGYPGHDPLAVRVGHTTFALRSHEAALVQVRPL; translated from the coding sequence ATGACCTCCCCGCACCCACCCACACCACCCGAGCAACCAAGCATCGGTCTGGACCAACTGGCCAAACAGGCGAGCGCCGTGGTGGTGGGCATGGCCAGCACCCACGATGAGGAAGAACGCGGCATTGCGCTGCGTTTGCTCGAAATCGGCTTTTTGCCTGGTGAGGTGGTGCGGGTGATCGCCCACGGTTATCCGGGGCACGATCCGCTGGCAGTGCGTGTGGGGCACACCACCTTTGCCTTGCGCAGCCACGAGGCAGCGCTGGTTCAGGTTCGTCCGCTTTGA
- the feoB gene encoding ferrous iron transporter B, with the protein MTDHTHLPPLRVALLGNPNCGKTALFNLLTGSRQKVANYAGVTVERKEGHLETASGRQVVVLDLPGAYSLNALSADEQITCDIVTGQRPNEPLPDLVVCVVDATNLRLNLRLVLEARALNLPLVLALNMSDAARHSGITVDRALLARELAMPVIETVGIRHDGAQELLTYLAKVDLAKSKKRLKQQMTWHAPQVDEVMATQQEVRRVIKLAVQEPEGSLHTDDAIDAVVLHPLWGMLVLAATLFLMFQAVFSWAVWPMDQIKALVEGLSDGVRGLMSDGPLSSLLVDGVLAGAGGVLVFLPQILILFFFILVLEDSGYLPRAAFLLDRVMGTVGLSGRSFIPLLSSFACAVPGIMATRSITHWRDRLVTIMIAPLMTCSARLPVYALLIGAFIPSRSVWGVFNLQGLVMFGLYVGGIVSAMAVAAVAMVWRSQVRPTPLVMELPAYRLPNVRNLAHGLYERAAIFVKRVGGIILALTILLWFLATFPAAPAGATDAAINHSFAGMLGHWLEVLVAPIGFNWQIAVALVPGMAAREVVVGALGTVYALSATGEDVAAQLSPLIAHSWSLATALSLLVWFIFAPQCISTLVAVRRETNSWRYPLLVTLYLFALAYLASWGTYRLALMWGAG; encoded by the coding sequence ATGACGGATCACACCCACCTTCCTCCGCTGCGCGTGGCGCTGCTGGGCAACCCCAACTGTGGCAAAACCGCCTTGTTCAACCTGCTCACCGGCAGCCGCCAGAAGGTGGCCAACTACGCGGGTGTCACCGTGGAGCGCAAGGAGGGGCACCTGGAGACCGCCTCGGGCCGCCAAGTAGTGGTGCTGGACTTGCCCGGTGCCTACAGTCTCAACGCGCTGAGCGCTGACGAACAGATCACCTGCGACATCGTCACCGGGCAGCGCCCCAACGAGCCGCTGCCGGACCTGGTGGTGTGTGTGGTCGATGCCACCAACCTGCGTCTGAACTTGCGCCTGGTGCTCGAAGCACGCGCGCTGAATTTGCCGCTGGTGCTGGCGTTGAACATGAGCGACGCCGCGCGCCACAGTGGCATCACGGTAGACCGTGCGCTGCTGGCGCGTGAGCTGGCCATGCCGGTGATTGAGACGGTCGGTATCCGCCATGACGGCGCCCAGGAGCTGCTGACCTACCTGGCCAAGGTGGATCTGGCCAAGTCGAAAAAACGCCTCAAACAGCAGATGACCTGGCATGCACCACAGGTGGATGAGGTGATGGCTACCCAGCAGGAGGTGCGCCGTGTGATCAAGCTGGCGGTGCAGGAGCCTGAAGGCAGCCTGCATACCGACGATGCGATTGACGCGGTGGTGTTGCACCCGCTGTGGGGCATGTTGGTGCTGGCCGCCACGCTGTTTCTGATGTTCCAGGCGGTGTTCAGCTGGGCCGTGTGGCCCATGGATCAAATCAAGGCACTGGTCGAGGGCTTGTCTGATGGGGTGCGTGGCCTGATGTCTGACGGGCCGCTGAGCAGCCTGCTGGTGGACGGTGTGCTGGCCGGGGCGGGGGGCGTGTTGGTGTTTTTGCCGCAGATCCTGATCCTGTTTTTTTTCATCCTGGTGCTGGAGGACTCTGGTTATTTGCCACGGGCCGCGTTTTTGCTGGACCGGGTGATGGGCACGGTGGGCTTGTCTGGGCGCTCCTTCATTCCACTGTTGTCGAGTTTTGCCTGTGCGGTGCCGGGCATCATGGCCACGCGCAGCATCACCCATTGGCGTGATCGGCTCGTCACCATCATGATTGCGCCACTGATGACCTGCTCGGCCCGCTTGCCGGTCTACGCTTTGCTGATTGGTGCCTTTATCCCAAGTCGCTCGGTCTGGGGGGTGTTTAACCTGCAGGGGCTGGTGATGTTTGGCCTGTATGTGGGGGGCATTGTCTCGGCCATGGCGGTGGCGGCGGTGGCGATGGTGTGGCGGTCCCAGGTACGGCCGACGCCGCTGGTGATGGAGTTGCCGGCCTACCGCCTGCCCAATGTGCGTAACCTGGCACATGGCCTGTACGAGCGAGCGGCGATTTTTGTCAAACGGGTGGGCGGCATCATCCTGGCGCTGACCATCCTGCTCTGGTTTTTGGCGACTTTTCCGGCAGCGCCTGCAGGGGCAACCGATGCGGCCATCAACCACAGCTTTGCCGGCATGTTGGGGCACTGGCTGGAGGTGCTGGTGGCACCGATTGGTTTCAACTGGCAGATTGCGGTGGCCCTGGTGCCTGGCATGGCGGCGCGTGAGGTGGTGGTGGGTGCCCTGGGCACGGTCTACGCGTTGTCGGCCACCGGTGAGGATGTGGCGGCCCAGCTGAGCCCGCTGATTGCACACAGCTGGTCGCTGGCCACCGCCTTGTCGCTGTTGGTGTGGTTCATTTTTGCGCCGCAATGTATCTCGACCCTGGTGGCGGTACGCCGTGAAACCAACTCCTGG